The genomic window ATCTTCTTCTTTTTTACACCACTTACTATTTAAAAATTTTTGATTTATAAAAAACACTATGCCTTTACAATCTTTTATAGAATCCTCTATTGTTGAATTTATATTGCTACCTAAAGTAATATTATTTAAATCAAAGAATACTGGAAGATTTTCTCCTAATAAATATGAATATATTGTTTCCAGATCTTTTTTATTTATATCACTATAACTAAAAAATACAGTATTTGGCGGAAACATTGAATTATCAAAAGAATAACCAATATCAATTAAATTTTTACGTTCAGGCCAAATAAAAAATTCTTTAAAAAACATATCAATTTGATCTGGAAAAATATGATTCATAAAATTAAATCTTCTACCTTTACCAATATGTTCATATAAATAAAGACTTGAAACACTAGTTAATTCTTTAATAACAAAAGGTTCAATG from Arcobacter venerupis includes these protein-coding regions:
- a CDS encoding toll/interleukin-1 receptor domain-containing protein; the protein is MILQKICYQCDYGNREKLKEPIRELVTKYSNVDLGILPFVNNNIYQLEFYLIIEFEKKEFEKDIRKTIEPFVIKELTSVSSLYLYEHIGKGRRFNFMNHIFPDQIDMFFKEFFIWPERKNLIDIGYSFDNSMFPPNTVFFSYSDINKKDLETIYSYLLGENLPVFFDLNNITLGSNINSTIEDSIKDCKGIVFFINQKFLNSKWCKKEEDLAYSNNKKIVYIIDQNLDKKEKERFNNILHIEQDFNSFDHLLIVKKILEIFNA